One part of the Rhodothermales bacterium genome encodes these proteins:
- the fdhD gene encoding formate dehydrogenase accessory sulfurtransferase FdhD: MTDPAHRPADVIRVTRGAPAALIDTLAVEEPLEIRLATAGEAGRPISITMRTPGHDAELAAGFLMGEGLVRSASDIAGIVEDDATGCGRSAGNTLTVVVRPGLAIDPARLERHFYTTSSCGVCGKASLDALEALNPPAIRPRLPEIGPDVVHRLPGLLRECQPVFSRTGGLHGAGLVTPEGVMMHCREDVGRHNAVDKTLGRALLDGSCPLSDCILLLSGRASFELIQKGAMAGIPIVAAVGAPSTLAVDYASRRGMTLLGFVRDTHFNVYTGAERIASLEPVLPILTP; the protein is encoded by the coding sequence ATGACCGACCCCGCCCACCGCCCTGCCGATGTCATCCGCGTCACGCGCGGCGCGCCGGCGGCGCTGATCGATACGCTGGCCGTCGAGGAACCGCTCGAGATCCGCCTCGCGACAGCCGGCGAGGCCGGCCGGCCGATCTCCATCACCATGCGCACGCCCGGGCACGACGCCGAGCTGGCGGCCGGCTTCCTCATGGGCGAAGGCCTCGTCCGGTCGGCCTCCGACATCGCCGGCATCGTAGAGGACGACGCGACCGGGTGCGGCAGATCCGCCGGCAACACCCTCACCGTCGTCGTCCGCCCCGGTCTCGCGATCGACCCCGCGCGGCTGGAACGGCATTTCTACACGACGTCGAGCTGCGGCGTCTGCGGTAAGGCCTCGCTCGATGCGCTCGAAGCGCTGAATCCGCCGGCGATCAGGCCGCGCCTGCCCGAGATCGGGCCGGATGTCGTCCACCGCCTGCCGGGCCTCCTGCGGGAATGCCAGCCCGTCTTCTCGCGAACGGGCGGACTCCACGGGGCCGGCCTCGTCACCCCGGAGGGCGTCATGATGCATTGCCGGGAGGATGTCGGCCGGCACAACGCGGTCGACAAGACGCTCGGCCGCGCGCTGCTCGACGGGAGTTGCCCGCTGTCGGACTGCATCCTCCTGCTCAGCGGCCGCGCCAGCTTTGAACTGATCCAGAAGGGGGCGATGGCCGGCATCCCGATCGTCGCGGCGGTCGGCGCGCCCTCCACGCTGGCCGTCGACTACGCCAGCCGGCGCGGGATGACGCTCCTGGGTTTCGTGCGCGACACCCACTTCAACGTCTACACCGGCGCCGAACGCATCGCCTCCCTCGAACCCGTTCTCCCCATCCTCACGCCATGA
- a CDS encoding FdhF/YdeP family oxidoreductase produces the protein MNESPHHIRAEPPEETTRLDLRPPPERAAGVAAIRSALRIIREEMRLGRGLNILRRVNQREGFDCPGCAWPDPAGRRSSLGEYCENGAKAVASEATEKRIGPDFFAEYSVDDLLGQSDYWHNQQGRLTHPMILREGSRHYEPIAWDDAFTRIAAHLQALDSPDQALFYTSGRTSNEAAFLYQLFGRLFGTNNFPDCSNMCHESSGMALGAVIGSGKGTVTLDDFDVAEVIVVIGQNPGTNHPRMLSALQRAKRNGATILHINPLPEAGLKRFNHPQEVAGWLSRGTMLADQFLQVRINGDVALLKGLMKAMIERHGEAALDRAFIDPKTDGVEGFLEDLRTESWETIGEESGIDRDEIDRAADILARRERIIVCWAMGLTQHKNAIANIQSCVNLLLMRGAFGKLGAGACPVRGHSNVQGDRTMGITPRPAQPFLDALAARYGFEPPRRPGLDTVDAIQAMHAGRAHVFFALGGNFLSATPDTAFTAEALRRCRLTVQVSTKLNRAHLVTGREALILPCLGRTEVDLQASGRQFVTVENSMGIVHTSRGFLPPASEHLLSEPALVARLARAVLGAASPQPWEAWAGDYNRIREEIEAVIPGFTDYNRRVREPDGFYLPNGPRSGVFKTDTGRAMFTVHTIPRSALPEGQYLMMTIRSHDQYNTTIYGLDDRYRGIKGARRVVMMNPEDMADAGLKERDVVDLTSHFHGETRRAEAFQVVPFAIPRRCVATYFPEANVLVPIGSTADGSNTPASKSVVVSLAFARNTVIGQ, from the coding sequence ATGAACGAATCGCCGCATCACATCCGCGCCGAGCCGCCCGAGGAGACCACCCGGCTCGATCTCCGGCCACCGCCGGAGCGTGCCGCCGGCGTCGCCGCCATCCGATCCGCCCTGCGCATCATCCGCGAAGAGATGCGCCTCGGGCGAGGCCTGAACATCCTCCGCCGCGTCAACCAGCGCGAGGGCTTCGACTGCCCCGGCTGCGCCTGGCCCGACCCCGCCGGCCGCCGCTCGTCCCTCGGCGAGTACTGCGAAAACGGCGCCAAGGCCGTCGCCTCCGAGGCCACGGAAAAACGCATCGGGCCCGACTTCTTCGCGGAATACAGCGTGGACGACCTGCTGGGGCAGTCCGACTACTGGCACAACCAGCAGGGCCGCCTCACCCACCCGATGATCCTCCGGGAAGGGAGCCGGCACTACGAACCCATCGCGTGGGACGACGCCTTCACCCGCATCGCCGCGCATCTCCAGGCGCTGGACAGCCCGGACCAGGCGCTGTTCTACACGTCGGGGCGGACGAGCAACGAGGCGGCGTTTCTCTACCAGCTGTTCGGCCGGCTGTTCGGCACGAACAACTTCCCCGACTGCTCCAACATGTGCCACGAGTCGAGCGGGATGGCCCTCGGCGCGGTCATCGGGTCGGGCAAAGGGACGGTGACGCTGGACGACTTCGACGTGGCGGAGGTCATCGTCGTGATCGGGCAGAACCCGGGCACGAACCATCCCCGCATGCTGTCGGCCCTCCAGCGCGCCAAACGCAACGGGGCCACCATCCTCCACATCAACCCGCTGCCCGAGGCCGGCCTCAAACGGTTCAACCACCCGCAGGAGGTCGCCGGCTGGTTATCCCGGGGGACGATGCTGGCGGACCAGTTTCTGCAGGTCCGCATCAACGGCGACGTCGCCCTGCTGAAAGGCCTCATGAAGGCGATGATCGAGCGCCACGGCGAGGCCGCGCTCGATCGGGCGTTTATCGATCCGAAGACGGACGGCGTGGAGGGCTTTCTGGAGGATCTCCGGACCGAATCGTGGGAGACGATAGGCGAGGAGTCGGGAATCGACCGGGATGAGATCGATCGCGCGGCCGACATCCTGGCCCGTCGGGAACGGATCATCGTCTGCTGGGCGATGGGGTTGACCCAGCACAAGAACGCGATCGCCAACATCCAGTCGTGCGTGAACCTCCTGCTGATGCGGGGGGCGTTCGGCAAACTCGGCGCCGGCGCCTGCCCGGTCCGCGGCCACAGCAACGTCCAGGGCGACCGGACGATGGGGATCACGCCGCGCCCGGCGCAGCCCTTTCTCGACGCCCTCGCCGCCCGCTACGGCTTCGAGCCTCCCCGCCGGCCCGGCCTCGACACCGTCGACGCCATCCAGGCGATGCACGCCGGCCGGGCGCACGTGTTCTTCGCGCTGGGCGGCAACTTCCTCTCCGCCACCCCGGACACCGCCTTCACCGCCGAGGCACTGCGCCGCTGCCGGCTGACGGTCCAGGTATCTACCAAACTCAACCGCGCCCACCTCGTCACCGGGCGCGAGGCCCTCATCCTGCCGTGTCTGGGCCGTACGGAGGTCGACCTGCAGGCCTCCGGCCGGCAGTTTGTGACGGTCGAGAACTCGATGGGGATCGTGCATACGTCGCGCGGGTTTCTGCCGCCGGCGTCCGAACACCTGCTCAGCGAGCCGGCGCTCGTCGCCCGGCTGGCGCGGGCCGTCCTCGGCGCCGCCTCGCCGCAGCCGTGGGAGGCGTGGGCCGGCGACTACAACCGCATCCGCGAGGAGATCGAGGCCGTCATCCCCGGCTTCACCGACTACAACCGCCGCGTCCGCGAGCCCGACGGGTTCTACCTGCCGAATGGCCCGCGATCGGGGGTTTTTAAGACGGATACCGGGCGCGCCATGTTCACCGTCCACACCATCCCCCGGTCTGCTCTCCCTGAGGGTCAGTACCTCATGATGACGATCCGGAGCCACGACCAGTACAACACGACCATCTACGGCCTCGACGACCGGTACCGCGGCATCAAGGGCGCGCGACGCGTCGTCATGATGAACCCCGAGGACATGGCCGATGCCGGCCTGAAGGAGCGCGACGTCGTCGACCTGACCAGCCACTTCCACGGCGAAACCCGCCGCGCCGAGGCCTTCCAGGTCGTCCCCTTCGCCATCCCCCGCCGCTGCGTGGCGACCTACTTCCCCGAAGCCAACGTCCTCGTCCCGATAGGGAGCACCGCGGACGGGAGCAACACGCCGGCGTCGAAGTCGGTAGTGGTATCACTGGCTTTCGCCAGGAATACCGTCATTGGTCAATAG
- a CDS encoding molybdenum cofactor guanylyltransferase, with protein MATPLKSPSGLVLAGGRSARFGSDKALALVDGRPMIRQVFETLAGIAQPVFVSVGDAATTYDLPARHVADRYPGCGPLGGIHAGLLASPAEWMLVVPCDMPDLDAASLKKLLKARTADGDAVVAVDPAGRPVPVVACYHRRALARIEARLAGPDLSLHGLLDLLDVVTVRLNERALRNINTPADAGV; from the coding sequence ATGGCGACACCCCTGAAATCACCATCCGGCCTTGTCCTCGCCGGCGGACGCAGCGCGCGGTTCGGGTCCGACAAGGCCCTGGCGCTCGTCGACGGCCGGCCGATGATCCGGCAGGTTTTCGAGACCCTTGCCGGCATCGCGCAGCCGGTCTTCGTCAGCGTGGGCGACGCGGCGACGACGTACGACCTGCCCGCGCGCCACGTCGCCGATCGGTACCCCGGATGCGGACCGCTCGGCGGAATCCACGCCGGCCTCCTCGCCTCGCCCGCCGAATGGATGCTCGTCGTCCCGTGCGACATGCCGGACCTCGACGCTGCGTCGCTGAAGAAACTCCTCAAGGCGCGCACGGCGGATGGGGATGCGGTCGTGGCCGTCGATCCCGCCGGCCGGCCCGTCCCGGTCGTGGCGTGTTACCATCGCCGGGCCCTGGCCCGCATCGAAGCCCGCCTCGCGGGGCCCGATCTCTCCCTGCACGGCCTGCTCGATCTGCTCGACGTAGTCACCGTGCGCCTGAACGAGCGCGCACTGCGCAACATCAACACGCCGGCCGATGCGGGCGTCTGA
- a CDS encoding serine hydrolase, which translates to MYRIAPVLCLLAGLIGGCRPPETGPQRPAGALPRSEPEAQGMSSAAIEAFVDALEAERLKPQSAVELHSLMIVRHGRVVAEGWWTPFEAERSHMMFSMSKSFTSTAVGFAVAEGLFSLDDPVVSFFPDALPATVSDGLAAMRVRHLITMSTGQEADGDMSPATPDWVASFLATPVVHPPGSRFRYNTSATFMLSAIVQKTSGQDLVAFLTPRLFEPLHIEGATWDASPLGIRAGGVGLKVKTEDMAKLGLLYLQGGEWEGRRLLPAEWVAAATSPQIETAEVYADTPEERAVDDWAQGYGYQFWPSTHGAFRGDGAFGQYSLVLPEQDAVVAITGASLDMQRVLDIIWEQLLPAFHDAPLPATPGSAANLHARLDALTLFPEAVTPTPAPLANGRTSTFRLDANPMQATTLTIAIDPSEARFALQDSTGEHTVRAGFGAWIEQPNTMPLSPPRSIPILSTDAPTVTAAAVWSSDATLAWHWRYPEGPYFDRVETRFAGDSIYVSFSNNLVRGAGDRRPALKGVRTDAP; encoded by the coding sequence ATGTACCGAATCGCACCGGTTCTGTGTCTGCTCGCAGGCCTGATCGGGGGCTGCCGGCCGCCTGAAACCGGGCCGCAGCGGCCTGCCGGCGCGTTGCCGCGGAGCGAGCCGGAAGCGCAGGGGATGTCGTCCGCCGCCATCGAGGCGTTCGTCGACGCCCTCGAAGCCGAGCGGCTGAAACCGCAATCGGCCGTCGAACTCCACAGCCTCATGATCGTGCGCCACGGTCGTGTGGTGGCTGAAGGGTGGTGGACGCCGTTCGAAGCCGAGCGGAGCCACATGATGTTTTCGATGAGCAAGAGCTTCACGTCGACCGCCGTCGGGTTTGCCGTGGCCGAAGGCCTCTTTTCGCTGGACGATCCCGTAGTCTCCTTTTTCCCCGACGCGCTGCCGGCCACGGTGAGCGACGGGCTCGCCGCGATGCGGGTCCGCCACCTGATCACGATGTCGACCGGGCAGGAAGCGGACGGCGACATGTCGCCGGCGACGCCGGACTGGGTGGCGTCGTTCCTCGCCACGCCGGTGGTCCATCCGCCCGGTAGCCGTTTCCGCTACAACACCTCCGCCACGTTCATGCTGTCGGCCATCGTCCAGAAAACGAGCGGACAGGATCTGGTGGCCTTCCTGACGCCTCGGCTGTTCGAGCCGCTGCATATTGAGGGCGCCACGTGGGACGCGAGTCCGCTCGGCATCCGGGCCGGCGGCGTGGGGCTCAAGGTGAAAACGGAGGACATGGCCAAACTGGGTTTGCTCTATCTGCAGGGCGGGGAGTGGGAAGGGCGCCGGCTCCTACCGGCGGAGTGGGTCGCGGCGGCGACGTCGCCCCAGATCGAGACGGCCGAGGTGTATGCCGACACGCCGGAAGAGCGGGCGGTCGACGACTGGGCGCAGGGGTACGGCTACCAGTTCTGGCCCAGCACGCACGGCGCCTTCCGGGGCGACGGGGCGTTCGGACAGTACAGTCTGGTCCTGCCCGAACAGGACGCGGTCGTGGCGATCACGGGTGCGTCGCTGGATATGCAGCGCGTCCTCGATATCATCTGGGAGCAGCTCCTGCCGGCGTTCCACGATGCGCCGCTGCCGGCCACGCCCGGGTCGGCGGCGAACCTGCACGCCCGCCTCGACGCGCTGACGCTGTTTCCGGAAGCCGTTACCCCCACGCCGGCGCCCCTTGCCAACGGGCGGACGTCCACCTTCCGCCTCGACGCCAACCCGATGCAGGCTACGACCCTGACCATCGCCATCGATCCGAGCGAAGCGCGTTTTGCGTTGCAGGATTCGACGGGGGAGCACACGGTGCGCGCCGGCTTCGGCGCCTGGATTGAGCAGCCCAACACCATGCCGTTGTCGCCGCCCCGGAGCATCCCGATCCTCTCGACCGATGCCCCGACGGTGACGGCTGCGGCGGTCTGGTCGTCCGATGCGACGCTCGCGTGGCACTGGCGTTATCCGGAGGGGCCGTATTTCGATCGGGTGGAGACCCGGTTCGCCGGCGACTCGATCTACGTGTCGTTCTCGAACAATCTCGTACGCGGCGCCGGCGACCGGCGGCCGGCGCTGAAAGGGGTGAGGACAGACGCGCCCTGA
- a CDS encoding dihydrodipicolinate synthase family protein codes for MYPQPPAWVLDALHAGLVIPAHPLALDADGRFDTRRQRALTRYYHAAGAGGVAVGVHTTQFAIRDPKIGLFEPVLELAAETLAACDAATGRQTVRVAGISGPTRQAVREAQLAERLGYHAGLLSLAALRDASLDDLLAHAHRVAEQIPVIGFYLQPAVGGRVLPEAFWREFARIPNVVAIKMAPFDRYKTLDVLRGVAASGRAPAIALYTGNDDAIVTDLITRFAIPTDEGAASLRVVGGLLGHWACWTQKAVELLDRCKAWREAPAVPHEALTLAAQVTDANAAFFDAANAFAGCIAGIHEVLRRQGLLESIRCLDPHEGLSPGQMEEIDRVYRAYPHLNDDAFVAAHREEWLR; via the coding sequence ATGTATCCCCAACCTCCAGCCTGGGTCCTCGACGCGCTGCACGCCGGCCTGGTCATTCCTGCTCATCCGCTGGCGCTGGACGCCGACGGGCGGTTCGACACGCGCCGGCAGCGGGCGCTGACACGGTATTACCATGCGGCGGGCGCCGGCGGCGTCGCCGTGGGCGTCCATACCACGCAGTTCGCCATCCGCGACCCGAAGATCGGGCTCTTCGAGCCGGTCCTCGAACTCGCGGCCGAGACGCTGGCCGCGTGCGACGCCGCGACGGGGCGGCAGACGGTCCGCGTCGCCGGCATCAGCGGTCCGACCCGCCAGGCCGTCCGTGAGGCACAGCTTGCGGAGCGCCTTGGATACCATGCCGGCCTGCTTTCCCTCGCGGCGCTCCGCGACGCGTCGCTCGACGACCTGCTGGCGCATGCCCACCGGGTCGCGGAGCAGATCCCGGTCATCGGCTTCTACCTCCAGCCGGCGGTCGGCGGGCGCGTCCTGCCCGAGGCGTTCTGGCGGGAATTTGCGCGCATCCCCAATGTCGTGGCGATCAAGATGGCGCCGTTCGACCGGTACAAGACACTGGATGTGCTGCGCGGCGTGGCCGCCTCCGGGCGAGCGCCCGCGATCGCGCTATACACCGGCAACGACGACGCGATCGTGACGGATCTGATCACCCGGTTTGCGATCCCCACCGACGAGGGCGCGGCGTCGCTGCGCGTCGTGGGCGGGCTGCTGGGCCACTGGGCGTGCTGGACGCAGAAGGCCGTGGAACTGCTCGATCGATGCAAGGCGTGGCGCGAAGCGCCGGCGGTGCCGCACGAGGCGCTCACGCTGGCGGCGCAGGTGACGGATGCCAACGCCGCGTTTTTCGACGCCGCGAATGCCTTCGCCGGCTGCATCGCGGGCATCCACGAGGTGCTCCGCCGGCAGGGCCTACTGGAATCCATCCGCTGCCTCGACCCGCACGAGGGGTTGTCGCCCGGCCAGATGGAGGAGATCGACCGCGTCTACCGCGCCTACCCCCATCTCAATGACGACGCCTTCGTGGCGGCGCATCGCGAGGAATGGCTGCGCTGA
- a CDS encoding NAD-dependent epimerase/dehydratase family protein has translation MLIDSEVALDEALTRPSQALIRFISTIPSPLVVLGAGGKMGPTLCVMAKRAAEAARHRLVVVAVSRFSDEASRMWLEERGVRTIPCDVLDREAVGRLPDAGHVVYLVGMKFGTKQNPSLTWAINTLAPAIAVERYAGARVVALSTGNVYPFVDAGSAGATEEIPLAPIGEYANACLGRERIYRYASERFQTPLASVRLNYAVELRYGVLVDLAQRIARGEPVDLTMGYLNCIWQRDANDMILRSFPLAGLPAAPVNLTGTATLSVRHLAQRLGALMDLPVAFAGSEAPTALLNDARKTAALLGEPETALESMLSWTANWVKSGGTTHGKPTHFQVRDGGF, from the coding sequence GTGTTGATCGATTCAGAGGTTGCCCTGGACGAGGCGTTGACCCGCCCGTCGCAAGCCTTGATCCGCTTTATCTCGACCATTCCCAGCCCGCTCGTCGTACTCGGCGCCGGCGGCAAGATGGGGCCCACGCTCTGCGTGATGGCGAAGCGCGCCGCCGAAGCCGCGCGGCACCGGCTCGTCGTCGTCGCCGTCAGCCGATTCTCCGACGAAGCCTCCCGGATGTGGCTGGAGGAGCGGGGCGTGCGGACCATCCCGTGCGACGTGCTCGACCGCGAGGCCGTCGGCCGGCTGCCGGACGCCGGCCACGTCGTCTACCTCGTCGGGATGAAGTTCGGCACGAAGCAAAACCCGTCGCTCACGTGGGCCATCAACACCCTCGCGCCGGCCATCGCGGTGGAGCGCTACGCCGGCGCCCGCGTCGTCGCGCTGTCGACCGGCAACGTCTACCCGTTCGTCGATGCGGGCAGCGCCGGCGCGACCGAGGAGATCCCACTCGCTCCCATCGGCGAATATGCGAACGCGTGCCTGGGGCGCGAACGGATCTACCGGTACGCGAGCGAGCGCTTTCAGACGCCGCTCGCCTCCGTGCGCCTCAACTACGCGGTCGAGCTGCGTTATGGCGTGCTGGTCGACCTCGCGCAGCGCATCGCCCGCGGCGAGCCGGTCGACCTGACCATGGGCTACCTGAACTGCATCTGGCAACGCGATGCGAACGACATGATCCTCCGCAGCTTCCCGCTCGCCGGGCTCCCCGCCGCTCCCGTCAACCTCACCGGCACGGCGACGCTCTCGGTGCGGCACCTGGCACAACGCCTCGGCGCGTTGATGGACCTGCCCGTGGCCTTCGCCGGCTCGGAAGCGCCCACCGCCCTCCTGAACGACGCCCGGAAGACGGCCGCGCTGCTCGGGGAGCCGGAAACGGCGCTGGAGTCGATGCTGTCCTGGACGGCGAACTGGGTGAAGTCGGGCGGCACCACCCACGGCAAACCGACCCATTTTCAGGTCCGGGATGGCGGGTTTTAG
- a CDS encoding ROK family protein, whose amino-acid sequence MPSGTIIGLDIGGTKTAVVEGTRDAAILQRREIPTLAAMPFDERFPALRALIDATIAEASAAGRRIDALSVSIGGPLRIGPGELIDPPHLPGWHGIPLKARLEGAYPDLPVFVEHDGNAGALAEFHFGVGKGRAGLRHLVFLTFGTGLGAGFIVNGQVLHGASDTAGEVGHWRLSESGPHGFGKDGSWEGYASGAGLVELAIRQNPARWTDETPIRAVVEAMLADDPEALAVAAEAGRWMGRGMALLIDALNPQIVVLGSLAVALGDRVLGPARDIIRQEALPQAAAACAVLPAALGRHIGDVAALMAAIAGRGPSPG is encoded by the coding sequence ATGCCCTCCGGGACGATCATCGGCCTCGACATCGGGGGCACCAAGACGGCGGTCGTCGAGGGGACGCGCGACGCCGCGATCCTGCAGCGGCGCGAGATCCCGACGCTGGCGGCGATGCCCTTCGACGAGCGGTTCCCCGCGCTGCGGGCGCTGATCGACGCGACGATCGCCGAGGCCTCTGCCGCCGGCCGGCGCATCGATGCCCTCAGCGTCTCCATCGGCGGGCCGCTGCGCATCGGCCCCGGCGAACTCATCGACCCGCCGCACCTCCCCGGCTGGCACGGCATCCCTCTCAAGGCGCGGCTGGAGGGGGCCTATCCCGACCTCCCGGTTTTTGTGGAGCACGACGGCAACGCCGGCGCGCTGGCGGAATTCCATTTCGGCGTCGGGAAAGGACGGGCCGGCCTTCGGCACCTCGTCTTCCTCACGTTCGGAACGGGCCTCGGGGCCGGGTTCATCGTCAACGGCCAGGTGCTTCACGGGGCGTCCGACACCGCCGGCGAGGTGGGGCACTGGCGGCTGAGCGAAAGCGGCCCGCACGGCTTCGGAAAGGACGGATCGTGGGAAGGGTACGCCTCGGGGGCGGGGCTGGTGGAGCTTGCCATCCGGCAGAATCCGGCGCGATGGACGGACGAGACGCCGATCCGGGCGGTTGTCGAGGCGATGCTGGCGGACGATCCCGAGGCGCTGGCCGTCGCGGCCGAGGCGGGGCGCTGGATGGGGCGGGGCATGGCACTGCTGATCGATGCGCTCAATCCCCAGATCGTGGTGCTCGGGTCGCTGGCGGTGGCGCTGGGGGACCGGGTGCTCGGGCCGGCGCGGGACATCATCCGCCAGGAGGCGTTGCCGCAGGCGGCGGCGGCCTGCGCGGTGCTGCCGGCGGCGCTCGGACGCCATATCGGGGATGTCGCGGCCCTGATGGCCGCGATCGCGGGTCGAGGACCATCGCCCGGATGA
- a CDS encoding quinone oxidoreductase — protein sequence MPYAIRIHKTGGPDVMKWEEVSVGMPGPGEVRLIQAASGLNYIDTYHRTGLYELPLPFTPGVEGAGTVDAVGEGVTAVRVGDRVAYAGPLGSYAEARILPADKLVKLPDAISFEQAAAMMLQGMTAQMLIRRVYEVKRGDTILIHAAAGGTGLILCQWASALGATVIGTVSTEEKAELARANGCHHPIIYTKQDFVEEVNRITGGAKLPVVYDSVGKDTLIRSFDCLRIRGLMVSFGQSSGPAEPIPVTFLTQKGSLYLTRPSMFHYTGTRDELVATANELFDAVLSGKVRIAVNQRFPLKEAAKAHVALQSRATTGSTVLVV from the coding sequence ATGCCCTACGCCATACGCATCCATAAAACCGGCGGTCCCGATGTCATGAAATGGGAGGAGGTATCCGTCGGCATGCCCGGGCCGGGGGAGGTCCGTCTCATCCAGGCGGCCTCCGGGCTCAACTACATCGACACGTACCACCGGACGGGGCTGTACGAATTGCCGCTGCCGTTTACGCCCGGCGTCGAGGGCGCCGGCACGGTGGACGCCGTAGGTGAGGGCGTGACGGCCGTGCGCGTCGGGGACCGCGTCGCGTATGCCGGCCCGCTCGGCAGCTACGCAGAGGCTCGTATCCTCCCCGCCGACAAACTCGTCAAGCTCCCGGACGCGATCTCGTTCGAGCAGGCCGCCGCGATGATGCTGCAGGGGATGACGGCGCAGATGCTCATCCGGCGGGTCTACGAGGTGAAACGCGGCGACACCATCCTGATCCACGCCGCCGCCGGCGGGACGGGGCTCATCCTGTGCCAGTGGGCCTCCGCGCTCGGCGCGACCGTTATTGGCACGGTATCCACAGAAGAAAAAGCCGAACTCGCGCGCGCCAACGGCTGCCATCACCCCATCATCTACACAAAGCAGGATTTCGTGGAGGAGGTGAACCGGATTACCGGCGGCGCGAAACTGCCCGTCGTGTACGATTCGGTGGGGAAAGACACCCTCATCCGTTCCTTCGATTGCCTTCGCATCCGCGGGCTGATGGTGTCCTTCGGCCAGTCCTCCGGCCCGGCGGAGCCGATCCCCGTCACCTTCCTCACGCAGAAGGGGTCGCTGTATCTCACGCGCCCCTCGATGTTTCACTATACCGGCACGCGTGACGAACTGGTGGCCACCGCGAACGAGCTGTTCGATGCCGTGCTCTCCGGTAAGGTCCGGATCGCTGTCAACCAGCGCTTCCCCCTGAAGGAGGCTGCGAAGGCCCACGTGGCGCTCCAGAGCCGCGCCACGACGGGGTCGACGGTGCTGGTGGTGTGA